From Paenibacillus sp. V4I7, one genomic window encodes:
- a CDS encoding ABC transporter permease, with the protein MNDLQPVPKPASFAATNTVFIGRSILHSLRNIESLLMAIMLPIMLMLLFTYVFGGAIDPSGDYVNYVVPGIILLCAGFGSSSTAVDVATDMTNGIIDRFRTMPIRSISVITGHVAASLVRNSLATCMVIGVALLVGFRPSANLLEWLGALGVILLFILTFTWLFAAIGLVTGSPSAASGYGFALLFLPYLSSAFVPTSTMPAWLQGVANHQPITPVIETIRGLLTGTPVMDNGWWAIGWCVTLLVIAIGWCSLAFRRIGGRR; encoded by the coding sequence AATACCGTCTTCATCGGTCGCAGTATCCTTCATAGCTTGCGCAACATCGAGTCGCTCCTTATGGCGATCATGCTGCCCATTATGTTAATGTTGCTGTTTACCTACGTATTCGGCGGTGCAATCGATCCGAGCGGCGACTACGTGAATTATGTCGTGCCGGGTATTATTCTGTTGTGCGCTGGTTTCGGCTCGTCCAGCACGGCTGTCGATGTCGCAACAGACATGACGAATGGCATTATCGACCGGTTCAGAACAATGCCGATCCGCAGCATAAGCGTAATTACGGGGCATGTCGCCGCTAGTCTCGTCCGGAATTCGCTCGCTACTTGCATGGTCATCGGGGTGGCGTTGCTTGTCGGTTTCCGCCCTTCCGCCAACCTGTTGGAATGGCTAGGAGCTCTTGGGGTCATCTTATTGTTCATTCTGACCTTTACTTGGTTGTTCGCCGCGATCGGCCTCGTAACGGGCAGCCCTTCCGCCGCCAGCGGCTACGGTTTCGCTTTGCTATTCCTCCCTTACTTGTCCAGCGCTTTCGTTCCAACTAGCACGATGCCTGCGTGGCTGCAAGGGGTCGCTAACCATCAGCCGATTACGCCAGTCATTGAGACGATTCGCGGGCTGTTAACCGGCACACCGGTGATGGATAACGGCTGGTGGGCCATCGGTTGGTGTGTAACGCTCCTGGTGATTGCGATCGGCTGGTGCAGCCTCGCTTTCCGCCGTATTGGCGGAAGGCGATAA
- a CDS encoding TetR/AcrR family transcriptional regulator has translation METGDGIDEETLNRLPSGITLSWGIVKQPRRGPKGELSVKKIVDAAIVIADRDGLAAVSMSRVAQSLGFTTMSLYRYITSKEDLLVLMQDAVCDIPIPPEVAGKTWRQEMREYVWACVDVFRKHPWYGDIPITSVPLTPGNLQVIDWMLRIMRDFLLNDFEKMSFLLLVSSYSRACGLIARDMDRAIREGASPETFSGVGYSSALKQLVKPDRFPYLHPILMSGAYTDEADNPIGDDLDFGLERILDGIEHYLQQKISGQG, from the coding sequence ATGGAGACCGGCGATGGGATCGATGAAGAAACATTAAATAGGTTACCGTCAGGGATTACCCTGAGCTGGGGAATCGTCAAGCAGCCTCGGAGGGGGCCCAAAGGCGAGCTTAGCGTCAAGAAAATCGTTGACGCAGCGATTGTCATTGCCGATCGGGATGGTCTTGCGGCTGTTTCGATGAGCAGAGTCGCCCAATCTTTGGGTTTTACCACGATGTCTTTGTATCGCTACATTACGAGTAAAGAAGACCTGTTGGTGCTCATGCAGGACGCGGTCTGCGACATTCCGATTCCACCTGAAGTAGCGGGTAAAACGTGGCGTCAGGAAATGAGGGAATACGTCTGGGCTTGCGTGGATGTCTTCAGGAAACATCCATGGTATGGCGATATCCCGATTACGAGCGTACCGCTCACGCCAGGCAATCTACAAGTGATCGATTGGATGCTTAGAATAATGCGGGATTTCCTGCTTAACGATTTTGAGAAAATGTCATTCCTACTGCTTGTAAGCAGCTATAGCCGGGCATGCGGCCTAATTGCGCGAGACATGGACCGTGCCATCCGTGAAGGCGCAAGTCCGGAAACGTTTAGCGGCGTGGGCTACAGCAGCGCCCTCAAACAGTTGGTCAAGCCAGATCGGTTTCCATATTTACATCCCATCTTGATGTCAGGTGCTTACACGGACGAAGCGGATAATCCCATTGGTGACGATCTCGATTTCGGACTCGAACGGATTTTGGATGGCATCGAGCATTATTTACAGCAAAAAATATCGGGTCAAGGATAA
- a CDS encoding LacI family DNA-binding transcriptional regulator, translating into MTIKDIAKEAGVSTATISRVMNNSGYVSEDIKQQVLEVIRKFNYQPNAIARSLKQEKSRSVGIVLPDMANPYFMKIARTIQHRCFQQGYHLLFIDTEENPEKEKEALEFLMEKRIEALILAGTGENRDQIQAISDSGIHVILADRRFSNLKLDTVTEDNIYAAKSAIEHLLEKKHTRIGIINGPKTISTARERKQGAIIGLEEAGITPTNEYMFEGDYTRESGIKAIRYFSQLPDRPTAIFSANNEMTFGVYLGLQELGMPLDSIEVVSFGNLEFSSLFHHKLSVIMQNPQELGETIGDLLIKRLSGETDPVQNKILMPHLVPSK; encoded by the coding sequence ATGACAATCAAGGATATAGCTAAAGAAGCAGGGGTGTCCACAGCAACGATTTCGCGTGTTATGAACAATTCCGGTTATGTGAGTGAGGATATCAAGCAGCAGGTGTTGGAAGTCATTCGCAAATTCAACTACCAACCAAATGCGATAGCCAGAAGCTTAAAACAAGAAAAATCACGCAGTGTGGGGATTGTTCTGCCTGATATGGCGAATCCTTATTTTATGAAAATTGCCCGTACGATTCAGCATCGCTGTTTCCAGCAAGGCTATCATCTACTCTTTATCGACACCGAAGAGAATCCTGAGAAAGAAAAGGAAGCTCTCGAATTTCTGATGGAAAAAAGAATTGAAGCTCTTATTCTTGCCGGTACCGGTGAAAACAGAGATCAAATTCAGGCAATCAGTGACTCAGGCATACATGTTATTTTGGCTGACCGCCGTTTTTCCAACCTGAAACTGGATACAGTAACAGAAGACAATATTTACGCCGCTAAGTCTGCCATTGAGCATTTACTGGAGAAAAAACATACGCGAATAGGTATTATTAATGGCCCCAAGACCATCAGCACCGCAAGGGAAAGAAAGCAAGGCGCGATTATCGGGCTGGAGGAAGCGGGGATTACGCCAACGAATGAATACATGTTTGAAGGTGATTACACTAGAGAATCGGGCATTAAAGCTATACGGTACTTCAGCCAATTACCTGATCGACCGACAGCTATTTTTTCAGCAAATAATGAAATGACTTTCGGTGTTTATTTGGGTTTACAAGAATTAGGAATGCCGCTGGATAGCATCGAAGTGGTCTCATTCGGCAATCTTGAATTTTCTTCTTTGTTTCATCATAAACTATCTGTCATTATGCAAAATCCTCAGGAGCTAGGGGAAACGATTGGTGATTTGTTAATTAAACGCTTAAGTGGTGAAACCGATCCTGTACAGAATAAAATCTTAATGCCACACCTTGTTCCGTCGAAGTAA
- a CDS encoding glycoside hydrolase family 172 protein, which translates to MLGSSLRDLYRTRQGKRKRASSYDTTGGNRDYSKLYPGEKITIFDVDGSGCITHIWMTMAPLDDAAIETYLHRKVVLKMYWDGEENPSVQAPIGDFFGMGHGITKNFSSAPLAMSPEDGRALNCFFPMPFGSNARIEVESDADQPIKFYFYVDYEQYAFPIDSELRFHAIWRRELTDGIEDTISNALFEFGGKNITGDGNYVMLDAVGKGHYVGCNLNIHNLRMTREWNWYGEGDDMIFIDGEPWPPSLHGTGMEDYFNTAWCPQQEQCTPNHGLILGGGPNWSGKISAYRFHIEDPVMFDTSIKVTIEHGHNNHRSDDYSSTAYWYQTEPHKDHPIILPVAKRLPLADILTFNQNDLKTCFDY; encoded by the coding sequence ATGTTAGGATCATCTTTAAGAGATTTATACCGAACTCGCCAAGGAAAGCGCAAAAGAGCTTCAAGTTATGATACAACGGGCGGGAATCGTGACTATAGCAAGCTTTATCCAGGAGAGAAGATCACAATTTTTGATGTAGACGGCTCCGGCTGTATTACCCATATCTGGATGACGATGGCGCCGCTCGACGACGCTGCGATCGAAACGTACCTGCACAGAAAAGTCGTACTCAAGATGTATTGGGATGGCGAAGAAAACCCGAGTGTACAGGCTCCGATCGGTGATTTCTTCGGTATGGGTCATGGCATTACGAAAAACTTCAGCTCAGCGCCGCTTGCGATGAGTCCGGAAGACGGAAGAGCGCTGAATTGCTTCTTCCCGATGCCGTTTGGAAGCAATGCCAGGATTGAAGTTGAATCCGATGCCGATCAACCGATCAAGTTTTACTTCTATGTCGATTACGAACAATATGCGTTCCCGATCGATAGCGAGCTTAGGTTTCATGCCATCTGGCGCCGCGAACTTACGGATGGTATCGAAGATACCATTTCCAATGCGCTTTTTGAATTCGGCGGAAAAAATATAACAGGCGACGGCAATTATGTGATGTTGGATGCAGTTGGAAAGGGCCATTATGTCGGCTGCAACCTGAACATTCATAACTTGCGTATGACGCGGGAATGGAACTGGTACGGAGAAGGGGACGATATGATCTTCATTGATGGGGAACCATGGCCCCCTTCACTCCACGGTACGGGGATGGAGGATTACTTTAATACGGCATGGTGCCCGCAGCAGGAACAATGTACGCCGAATCACGGTCTTATACTCGGTGGAGGCCCGAACTGGTCAGGCAAAATCTCAGCGTACCGGTTCCACATTGAAGATCCTGTGATGTTCGACACGTCCATTAAAGTGACAATTGAACATGGACATAATAACCATCGCAGTGACGATTATTCCAGTACCGCATATTGGTATCAGACAGAGCCTCATAAAGATCATCCCATTATTTTGCCTGTAGCAAAAAGATTGCCGCTTGCTGATATTTTAACCTTCAATCAGAATGACTTGAAAACATGTTTTGATTATTGA
- a CDS encoding carbohydrate ABC transporter permease: MNRFIIPTVSIIVGVAMIFPIYMLFIGSLRSETHVFDIQLWPTEFEFANFVEAVTSSHLLRSIMNSLIVSTSVTVIAMLFHAMSGYALARFQFPGKNVIFAWMLSTLMIPFAVIMLPLYLITKNLGMTNSFAGLIIPAIFNAYGIFLFRQFYREFPKELEEAAYIEGLSQAGTFFRIALPLSMPIIAPLTIGFFLANWNSYIWPLIITQKETMWVIQVQLANLVGGGYVTPWNIVLAAAVIAALPTFLLFFFMQRYLVEGIKMTGIK; the protein is encoded by the coding sequence ATGAACCGATTCATAATACCGACGGTGTCGATTATTGTCGGGGTCGCCATGATTTTTCCAATTTACATGTTATTCATAGGCTCTCTTCGTTCCGAGACGCATGTTTTTGACATTCAACTTTGGCCTACGGAATTTGAGTTTGCCAATTTTGTTGAGGCTGTTACCTCATCGCATTTGCTCAGATCCATTATGAACTCCCTTATCGTGTCTACGAGCGTAACGGTGATTGCTATGCTGTTCCATGCGATGTCCGGATACGCGCTTGCCCGGTTTCAATTTCCCGGGAAAAATGTGATCTTCGCATGGATGCTCAGCACGCTAATGATTCCCTTTGCTGTCATCATGCTGCCGTTGTATTTGATAACGAAAAACTTAGGCATGACCAACTCATTTGCCGGTTTGATCATTCCTGCCATTTTTAACGCGTATGGAATATTTCTGTTCCGCCAGTTCTATCGGGAATTTCCAAAGGAGTTGGAAGAGGCAGCCTATATAGAGGGGCTTTCTCAGGCAGGGACGTTTTTCCGAATCGCATTGCCGCTGTCGATGCCGATTATCGCGCCATTAACAATCGGCTTTTTCCTGGCTAACTGGAATTCCTATATCTGGCCTCTTATCATTACACAAAAAGAGACGATGTGGGTCATTCAGGTTCAACTGGCTAATTTGGTTGGCGGGGGTTATGTGACTCCATGGAATATCGTGCTTGCAGCGGCGGTAATTGCTGCATTGCCTACTTTCTTATTGTTCTTCTTTATGCAGAGATATTTGGTGGAAGGCATCAAAATGACCGGTATCAAATGA
- a CDS encoding carbohydrate ABC transporter permease, which translates to MTPRRSNARMIQEWVTAYSFLLPNILGLMIFVFIPILYAFYVSLHDWNALSPKVYVGFQNYVTLISDEQWWHSVTRTLLFSVVYVPLLFCLALLSALLVNGLRGKSVGVVRTMFLLPFAVTSVISAIIVMFLLDPRNGLANQLLSLVGIGKQQFLGSPTQAIFCVILTLLWINIGYNMTIFLSAIKEIPIDYFEAAHIDGATRFQSFRYITFPLLRETNTFILIVTTIASFQIFDHIIVMTKGGPMNSTEVSVLYIFKEAFQMLNMGYSSALAFVLFLIVFAFSMIQLKFFSSKD; encoded by the coding sequence GTGACTCCAAGACGCAGCAATGCCCGTATGATTCAAGAATGGGTTACAGCTTACAGTTTCTTGCTTCCCAACATTTTGGGATTAATGATATTTGTTTTTATACCGATTCTCTATGCTTTTTATGTTAGTTTGCATGATTGGAACGCATTATCACCTAAAGTGTATGTTGGATTTCAGAACTATGTCACCTTAATCTCGGATGAGCAGTGGTGGCATTCCGTAACACGAACATTGCTCTTTAGCGTTGTTTATGTGCCATTGTTGTTTTGCCTCGCATTGCTTTCTGCACTGCTTGTAAACGGGCTGCGGGGTAAATCAGTAGGTGTGGTTAGAACGATGTTTTTACTGCCATTTGCGGTCACATCGGTTATTTCAGCTATCATTGTCATGTTCCTGCTTGATCCGAGAAACGGCCTTGCCAATCAACTGCTTTCTCTTGTCGGTATCGGAAAACAACAGTTTCTCGGCTCTCCTACACAGGCCATCTTTTGTGTCATTCTGACATTGCTGTGGATCAACATCGGCTATAACATGACGATTTTTTTATCGGCTATTAAGGAAATTCCGATCGATTATTTCGAAGCGGCACATATAGACGGGGCTACCCGCTTTCAAAGCTTTCGCTATATTACTTTCCCTTTACTGAGAGAAACGAATACGTTTATTTTGATCGTCACGACGATCGCTTCTTTTCAAATTTTCGACCATATCATTGTTATGACAAAAGGGGGCCCAATGAATTCAACGGAAGTTAGCGTGCTTTATATCTTTAAAGAAGCTTTCCAAATGTTGAATATGGGGTATTCTTCTGCGCTCGCTTTCGTTTTGTTCTTGATCGTATTCGCGTTTTCTATGATCCAACTTAAATTTTTCTCTTCTAAAGATTAG
- a CDS encoding sugar ABC transporter substrate-binding protein, with translation MKRNWKTLGVAAISSVLVLQLGCGSSPTEAPKAGEATPKGTEATKETSSAKKDKVKLAFWDMHTEAESKFFKDLVDAYNKSQDQVQIEYSTYDQASYTTTKLPTGFASGAGPDLYMISPGDFMKFAKSGLMKDLTPDFPAGVKEDFLPASLEAVTYNGKIMALPFELETLGLYYNKEMLDKAGVQVPKTWDELHAAAKKLTTDKVAGLIIPPDKGPYFNFIWYPFLWQQGGNVLSADGTKSTFNTPETAKALDFWGSFFKDGLSPKKLQLGPWEIDNLGNKTAAMQIVGTWAINRIEEKYKDVPIGLAPLPIPAGGKAATDAGGWKMAVNGQSKNAAEAAKFVMWAFGSSDLSHALKWGTEVKFAYSPRKSVVEKGKDIYNKGLRKVFTEEIYNSAIPEPRYPSEVVEAVGDAMQYVMYGKMSGADAAKTVDAKITEILSKQK, from the coding sequence ATGAAACGGAATTGGAAAACGTTAGGGGTTGCGGCGATTAGCTCCGTACTTGTTTTACAGCTAGGCTGTGGTTCATCACCGACAGAAGCTCCAAAAGCCGGCGAAGCAACACCGAAAGGTACAGAAGCCACCAAGGAAACAAGCTCCGCCAAGAAAGACAAAGTTAAACTGGCTTTCTGGGATATGCACACCGAAGCTGAGAGTAAGTTCTTCAAAGATTTGGTCGATGCTTACAACAAATCGCAAGATCAAGTGCAAATTGAGTATTCGACTTATGACCAGGCCTCCTACACGACGACCAAGCTCCCTACGGGTTTTGCAAGCGGTGCAGGGCCGGATCTCTATATGATCAGCCCGGGCGATTTTATGAAATTCGCCAAATCCGGTTTGATGAAAGATTTGACACCTGATTTCCCTGCAGGCGTGAAAGAGGATTTTCTTCCTGCATCTCTTGAAGCTGTAACTTATAACGGCAAGATCATGGCTCTGCCATTCGAATTGGAAACACTAGGTCTTTACTATAACAAGGAAATGCTGGATAAAGCCGGTGTTCAAGTTCCTAAGACATGGGATGAGCTTCATGCCGCAGCGAAGAAACTGACAACCGATAAGGTAGCGGGTCTGATTATTCCGCCAGACAAAGGACCATACTTCAACTTTATCTGGTATCCATTCCTGTGGCAGCAAGGCGGTAACGTGCTGAGCGCAGACGGAACCAAATCAACATTCAACACGCCTGAGACGGCCAAAGCACTCGATTTCTGGGGAAGCTTCTTCAAAGACGGTCTGTCTCCGAAAAAACTGCAGCTCGGTCCTTGGGAGATCGATAACCTGGGTAACAAAACTGCAGCCATGCAAATTGTCGGAACATGGGCGATCAATCGAATTGAAGAGAAATATAAAGATGTGCCTATTGGTCTAGCACCGCTTCCGATTCCTGCCGGCGGTAAAGCTGCAACGGATGCAGGGGGTTGGAAAATGGCTGTTAACGGTCAAAGCAAGAATGCGGCTGAAGCTGCCAAGTTTGTCATGTGGGCTTTCGGTTCATCGGATCTGAGCCATGCATTGAAATGGGGTACGGAAGTGAAGTTCGCTTACTCCCCGCGTAAATCCGTAGTCGAAAAAGGGAAGGACATTTACAACAAAGGTCTGCGTAAAGTGTTCACTGAAGAAATTTATAACTCCGCGATCCCAGAACCGCGTTATCCATCCGAAGTGGTCGAGGCCGTCGGTGATGCGATGCAGTACGTCATGTACGGTAAAATGTCAGGTGCTGACGCCGCCAAAACCGTCGATGCAAAAATCACGGAAATTCTAAGCAAACAGAAATAA
- a CDS encoding ABC transporter substrate-binding protein, with product MKKSMAMRVMLAKKLLLVVAVFSMLISCEQSTESAKSPELDKLFRPQGGQSKDTNAPKKVLRLWSFHTSKEFEFWQELGKQYQQLHPDIEIKVEYVSSDDYFTGERLLASFASGTGPDIFFVSSPMIKRLADVSMLMPLDSFFTPAMKEDFYPAALDSVTLYNNIYAVPIETELMGLFYNKSMFQKHEISPPKNWNEMMEAAQKLRSSRVSGLTIETFGGVYQNFSWLPFFWQTGADLISDDGKNLGLSHTKGEEMYNFFRGMVNQGLINMQPSRPATDIGILTNGETAMQVSGTWNIRMLETQYADQPIGVVPLPTPDGGNRLTIAGGWKIAVNSRSDYASEAAKFVMWAFSGDTSIPLRWCSDVKFAYSPRKSVMEAGSDYYRRGLREVFTNEIFGTERMEPQYPEEINRIFTQSLQSLLYSRLSGKEVAQSMEEKIDRFLSKIQK from the coding sequence ATGAAAAAATCAATGGCAATGAGGGTAATGCTTGCCAAAAAGCTGCTGCTTGTAGTGGCTGTGTTCAGCATGCTAATTTCCTGCGAGCAAAGCACGGAATCAGCAAAATCACCGGAACTCGACAAGCTGTTTCGCCCGCAGGGAGGGCAAAGCAAGGATACGAATGCGCCTAAGAAGGTGCTTCGCTTATGGTCGTTCCATACGTCCAAGGAGTTTGAATTTTGGCAGGAGCTGGGCAAGCAGTATCAGCAGCTGCATCCGGATATAGAAATCAAAGTGGAGTACGTGTCCAGCGATGATTATTTTACGGGGGAAAGACTGCTCGCTTCATTTGCATCCGGAACGGGTCCGGATATCTTTTTTGTATCGTCGCCCATGATTAAACGTCTAGCGGATGTCAGCATGTTAATGCCGCTCGACTCGTTTTTTACACCGGCAATGAAAGAGGATTTCTACCCAGCAGCCCTGGATTCCGTTACTTTGTATAATAATATTTATGCGGTTCCGATCGAAACCGAATTAATGGGTTTATTTTACAATAAATCAATGTTTCAAAAGCATGAGATATCGCCGCCCAAAAACTGGAATGAGATGATGGAGGCGGCGCAGAAGCTGAGATCCTCACGTGTAAGCGGTTTAACGATAGAGACGTTCGGCGGTGTGTATCAGAACTTCTCCTGGCTTCCGTTTTTTTGGCAAACCGGTGCAGATTTAATCTCAGATGACGGTAAGAATCTCGGACTGAGCCATACGAAAGGCGAGGAGATGTACAATTTTTTTCGGGGTATGGTGAATCAAGGGTTGATTAATATGCAGCCATCACGGCCGGCAACGGATATTGGCATTTTGACGAATGGTGAAACGGCGATGCAGGTGAGCGGGACGTGGAATATTCGCATGCTGGAAACGCAATACGCCGATCAGCCGATCGGAGTCGTTCCTCTGCCGACGCCGGATGGCGGGAATCGTCTTACGATTGCAGGCGGATGGAAAATTGCGGTGAACTCGCGAAGCGATTATGCAAGCGAAGCCGCGAAGTTTGTGATGTGGGCTTTTTCCGGCGATACGAGCATACCGCTCAGATGGTGCAGCGATGTGAAGTTCGCTTATTCCCCGCGCAAGTCCGTCATGGAAGCGGGTTCTGACTATTACCGGCGCGGTCTTCGAGAGGTCTTTACGAATGAAATTTTCGGTACGGAGCGGATGGAACCGCAATATCCCGAAGAAATCAACCGGATATTTACCCAGTCGTTACAGAGCTTACTGTACAGCAGGCTATCCGGTAAAGAAGTGGCACAGAGCATGGAAGAGAAGATCGACCGCTTCCTGTCCAAAATCCAAAAATAG
- a CDS encoding response regulator, with amino-acid sequence MYKVLVVDDEPRVRRGLTSLIPKLDSDWIVIGEAKNGYDALEAVKKEMPDLVITDIRMPHMNGLDLLSHLKEYPVHVVILSGYGYFEYAQTAVKYGAFDYLLKPLKPEDIESVLKRVKKERQLVPAVSQTSSSRPNYSKLWKDWLLGLQEEKEPPEQLSPLIPNDISTFRIMVIEVDLIDELINEDQWGDRQLVLFAVRNIVQDVTEMKTNSDSHFLFVSGAHLFFLTINEYDTRQLAKTSIEEVSRWLKISISIGISDVTDSYLELPEILQHARVALQNKWLYGCGTVSDYDDLKMEDIIEVGYPNALEMELVKSIRSGQSHQSSLVLTKFIETVKQRNVSFRLFRRFCLQLVSAVIRLTYEQKMYDLVLANMARPIDLFDRNFTLEEYVEFMLSLTQSCIVSMEWNRTQKQNRTIEKALSYMQSNYSQDISLEDAARHVQMNPSYLSSYFKLETGSSFVEYLTGLRMEKAKTLMMDAQLRLYEIAQMVGYQEVKYFSRLFKKKMGVTPVEYRQFFFRKED; translated from the coding sequence ATGTACAAGGTCTTAGTGGTAGATGACGAGCCGAGAGTTCGCAGAGGACTGACGAGTTTAATTCCGAAGCTTGACAGCGATTGGATCGTGATTGGTGAAGCCAAGAACGGGTATGATGCGCTGGAGGCGGTCAAAAAAGAGATGCCTGATCTGGTCATCACGGATATCCGCATGCCGCATATGAACGGGTTGGATCTTCTCAGTCATTTGAAGGAATATCCGGTACATGTCGTCATCCTATCGGGATATGGATATTTTGAATATGCGCAAACGGCAGTTAAATATGGCGCTTTCGATTACTTGTTAAAGCCTCTAAAGCCTGAGGACATCGAGAGTGTGCTGAAAAGAGTGAAGAAGGAACGACAATTGGTTCCAGCGGTATCTCAGACCAGCTCCAGCCGACCGAATTATTCGAAGCTGTGGAAGGATTGGCTGCTCGGACTCCAAGAGGAGAAAGAGCCTCCGGAGCAGCTCAGCCCTTTAATCCCTAACGATATTTCTACGTTTCGGATCATGGTCATTGAAGTGGATCTCATTGATGAACTGATCAACGAGGATCAATGGGGGGACAGACAGTTGGTTTTGTTTGCCGTCCGTAATATTGTCCAGGATGTTACCGAGATGAAAACAAACTCGGATTCTCACTTTTTATTCGTGAGCGGTGCTCACTTGTTCTTTCTCACGATTAATGAATACGATACGAGACAGTTAGCCAAAACAAGTATTGAGGAAGTCAGCCGCTGGCTCAAAATATCGATTTCCATCGGGATCAGCGACGTCACGGACTCTTACCTCGAGCTGCCGGAAATTCTGCAGCATGCACGCGTTGCCTTACAAAATAAATGGCTTTACGGGTGCGGAACAGTAAGCGATTACGACGATTTGAAAATGGAGGACATCATTGAGGTTGGTTACCCGAACGCGTTGGAAATGGAGCTAGTCAAGTCGATTCGAAGCGGTCAGTCCCATCAATCTTCGCTCGTTCTGACCAAGTTCATAGAAACGGTCAAACAAAGAAATGTTTCGTTCCGGTTGTTTCGGAGGTTTTGCTTACAATTGGTTTCCGCCGTTATTCGATTGACCTATGAACAAAAAATGTACGATCTAGTTCTCGCGAATATGGCTCGTCCTATCGACTTATTTGACAGGAACTTTACACTCGAAGAGTATGTTGAATTTATGTTAAGTCTTACCCAATCATGTATTGTGTCTATGGAATGGAATAGAACGCAGAAGCAGAATCGGACTATCGAGAAGGCGCTCTCCTACATGCAATCGAACTATTCGCAAGACATTTCGTTAGAAGACGCAGCGCGGCATGTGCAAATGAATCCGAGCTATTTGAGCTCTTATTTTAAACTCGAAACCGGCAGTTCGTTTGTTGAATATTTAACTGGGCTTCGTATGGAGAAGGCGAAAACATTGATGATGGATGCCCAATTAAGATTGTATGAAATCGCGCAAATGGTCGGCTATCAGGAAGTAAAATATTTTTCACGGTTATTCAAGAAAAAAATGGGTGTCACCCCCGTGGAATACCGACAGTTTTTCTTCCGGAAGGAGGATTGA